TAGGATAATTTCGGTAACATCTTCTACAACACCCGAAATTACGGAGAACTCATGTTCAACTTTATCAATCCTTACGGATGTAATGGCATGGCCTTCCAATGAAGAAAGCAATACCCTTCTAAGTGCATTCCCAACAGTTAATCCATAACCAGGCTCCAAAGGACGAAATTCGAACTTTCCTTCGAAGTCTGAGGAATCGATCATTATTACTTTATCGGGTTTCTGAAAATTAAATAATGCCATAATTGGATCAGTGTTGTTTTTATTTAGAGTAAAGCTCGACGATTAATTGTTCTTTGATGTTTTCCGGAATTTGTAATCTTTCTGGAACGGAAACAAAAGTTCCTTCCTTCTTCTCACTGTTCCAGGTAATCCATTCATAAACACTGCTACTTGCTGCAAGAGAATCTTGAATGCTCTGTAATGATTTGGATTTTTCCCTAACACCAACAACATCCCCAGCCTTTAAAGAGTAGGAGGGAATATTTACAATCTCGCCATTTACCGTTATATGTCTGTGAGAAACCAATTGCCTGGCTCCACTTCGCGATGGGGAAATACCCATTCTATACACTACGTTGTCTAAGCGACTTTCGCACAATTGTAAAAGAATTTCACCGGTAACGCCCTCTTTTCTCTTGGCGGTGGCGAAAAGGTTTCTAAACTGCTTCTCAAGTATACCGTAGGTATATTTTGCCTTTTGTTTTTCCATCAACTGAACGGAATACTCAGACTGTTTTCCTCTACGTCTGTTATTTCCGTGTTGTCCTGGAGGGTAATTTTTCTTTTCAAAGGATTTGTCGTCCCCGAATATCGCCTCACCAAATTTACGGGCGATTTTTGATTTAGGTCCTGTGTATCTTGCCATTTTCTAATATTATGAAGGTGAGATTATGAATTAAGGCTTATCCTTCGATAATCGTAACTACACCTTCGGTGAAATTTATTTATACTTGATTAAACTCTTCTTCTTTTTGGAGGTCTACATCCATTATGTGGCATTGGGGTCACATCGATGATTTCAGTAACCTCAATTCCTGCGTTGTGTATGGAACGGATAGCTGATTCCCTTCCGTTTCCAGGGCCCTTAACATAAACCTTCACTTTACGCAAACCTGCCTCATGGGCAACCTTTGCACAATCTTCCGCTGCTACCTGAGCCGCATAAGGAGTATTCTTTTTGGAACCTCTAAAACCTAATTTACCTGCCGATGACCAAGAAATAACATCACCCTTCTTGTTAGTCAAAGAAATAATGATATTATTGAAAGAAGCACTTACATGAGCCTCTCCTACTGAATCAACAATAACTTTACGCTTTTTGGTTACCTTAGTATTTGCCTTTGCCATAACTATCTATTATTTGGTAGCTTTCTTCTTGTTAGCAACTGTTTTTCTCTTTCCTTTTCTAGTTCTAGAGTTATTCTTTGTACGTTGACCCCTTAATGGCAAGCCAGATCTATGACGTATACCTCTATAACATCCAATATCCATTAATCGCTTAATGTTCAATTGGGTCTCAGAACGCAATTCACCTTCAATCGTGTAGGATGAGACAGCTTCCCTAATACGACCTATTTCATCATCGTTCCATTCAGAAACCTTAGTATCCTCACTGACTTGGGCTTTTGCCAAAATTTCCTTAGCCCTGCTCTTCCCTATTCCAAAAATATAGGTCAAGGCTATTACGCCCCTTTTTTGTTTTGGTATATCAATACCCGCGATTCTTGCCATAATTACCCTTGTCTTTGTTTAAATCTAGGATTCTTTTTGTTGATTACGTACAATCTGCCTTTTCTGCGAACAATCTTGCAGTCGGCACTTCTCTTCTTTATTGATGCTCTTACTTTCATCTTACTTTGCTTTCTTAGTATCTATAAGTAATTCTTGCTTTCGTAAGGTCATATGGACTCATTTCCAATTTAACCTTGTCTCCAGGTAACAACTTAATATAATGCATGCGCATCTTACCTGAAATATGCGCTGTAACTACATGTCCATTTTCCAATTCAACTCGAAACATTGCATTTGACAATGCTTCAATAATGGATCCATCTTGTTCTATCGCTGCTTGTTTAGCCATAAATTATGCTACTTTTCTATTTTTTCCGGTTTTCATTAATCCGTCATAATGCCTATTCAATAGGTAAGAATTTACCTGTTGTACAGTATCGATTGCCACCCCAACCATAATCAAAAGGGAAGTACCTCCATAAAAAAGTGCCCATCCAGCCTGTACATCCAACAATTTTACCACTATTGCCGGTAAAACGGCCAGCAAAGCTAAAAATATAGATCCAGGTAGCGTAATTAATGACATAATTTTATCCAAATAATCTCCAGTTTCTTTTCCAGGCCTTATTCCAGGGATAAAACCGCCACTACGTTTTAAATCATCTGCCATTTTATTGGTAGGAACCGTAATCGCCGTATAGAAGTAGGTAAAAATGATAATTAGAAAGGCAAACAATAAGTTATAGGCCCATCCAAAAATATCACTAAACTGAACTTGCATCCACTGACCAAATGACGTATCATCAAAAGCTCCACCTATCATTCCAGGAACAAACATAATTGCCTGTGCAAAAATGATGGGCATTACACCAGAGGCATTCAATTTCAATGGAATATACTGTCGTGATCCCATGATATTCTTTTCATATCCACCAGATGCCGTTCTCCTAGCATACTGCACCGGTATTTGACGAGTTGCCATAACTAAAAGCACACTGGCCAAAATCACCAAGAACCATACAATTACCTCAATAAGAATAAACATTAAACCACCATTATTATTGGTAGTTCTTGAAACAAATTCTTGAACAAAAGATTGGGGCATTGTTGCTATGATACCGATCATAATCAATAAAGAAATACCGTTACCAATACCTTTATCCGTAATTTTTTCACCCAACCACATGGCAAATACACAACCAGAAACCAAGATAATCACAGCAGGAACCATAAAATCCAATCCCTTACCCAGTACAAAGGCACTATCTGGAACACCAAACGCACCAAGACCGTACAAATAAGCAGGTGCTTGAACTATACAGATACCTATTGTTAACCACCGGGTAATTTGATTGATAGTTTTCCTACCGCTTTCCCCTTCTTTCTGCAATTTCTGAAGGTAAGGAATTGCAATACCCATCAATTGCACTACAATAGAAGCGGATATATACGGCATAATACCCAAGGCAAAAATCGAAGCATTGGCAAACGCCCCTCCAGTAAAAGCATTGAGAAGACCAAATATTCCTTGGTCAGTACCATCGGCCAAACCTCCTAATTGAGTAGAATCTATACCTGGAAGAACGATTTGGCAACCAAATCTATATACCAAAAGAAGCCCAAGGGTAAGTATTATTCTATTCCTTAGTTCCTCTATCTTCCAAATATTGGATATTGTTTCAATGAATTTTTTCATGTTCCCGCTAATACTTATAAACTTATTGCTTCACCACCCGCAGCTTCAATCGCAGCCTTTGCAGAAGCAGTAAATTTATGTACAGATACTTTAAGAGCGGCCTTTAAATCTCCATCTCCTAAAATCTTAACCAAATCGTTTTTTCCCACTAAACCATGCTCTACCAAAGTTTCAAAGGAAACTGTATCCTTGATTACTTTAGAATCAACAAGCTCTTGTAATTTTCCAAGGTTTATTCCCTTGTAATCTTTACGGTTGATATTCGTAAAACCGAATTTGGGAACTCGTCTTTGTAAAGGCATTTGACCACCTTCAAATCCTATTTTCTTGGAGTAACCAGATCTAGATTTAGCACCTTTATGCCCCCTTGCGGCAGTACCACCCTTACCAGAGCCCTGTCCTCTACCTAAACGTTTACCATCTCTATTTACGGAACCTTCTGCAGGTTTTAGATTACTTAAGTTCATTAGATCTATATTTATGCTTCTTCGGTAGAAACTAAATGTTTAACTTTATTTATCATGCCAAGAATATTAGGTGTTGCATCATGTTCAACAACCTGACCTATTCCTTTTAGTCCAAGAGCTTCCAAAGTCCTCTTTTGATTCTGAGGTTTCTTTATACCACTCTTAACTTGTTTTACTTTTATCTTTGCCATTATATGTAGTAATTCGTATCCAGTTTTAAGTAATTAGTCTATGCAACGCCAAAAATAGGCTTATTAACTTTTTACTCTCTACTTTTTACCATGGTTATTTATCCTTTAAAAACCTTCTCCAAGGAAATCCCTCTTTGTTGCGAAATAGTCTTGGCATCCCTTAGTTGTAATAAGGCATCAAATGTAGCTTTTACAACATTGTGAGGATTGGAAGACCCTTGAGATTTTGATAGTACATCATGCACACCAACTGACTCCAATACCGCTCTAACGGCACCACCGGCAATAACTCCCGTACCATGGGAAGCCGGTTGAATATAAACACGTGCTCCACCATATTTTCCTTTTTGTTCATGAGGTAGCGTACCTTTATTCAAAGGAATACGAATCAAGTTCTTTTTACCATCCTCAATGGCCTTTGCGATTGCAGTGGCAACCTCTTTAGATTTTCCAAGACCGTGTCCTACAACACCATTCTCATCACCAACAACTACAATAGCGGAAAAACCAAATGCCCTACCACCTTTTGTTACTTTGGTCACACGTTGTACTCCAACCAACCTATCTTTTAAATCTAAACCTCCTGGTTTAATTGTTTCTACATTTTTGTATTTCTGGAACATACCTTTAATTTAGAATTTTAATCCTGCTTCCCTTGCACCTTCTGCCAAAGACTTCACACGTCCGTGATAAAGGTTACCACCTCTGTCAAATGCTACCTTTTCTATTCCAGCTGCCTTTGATTTTTCTGCGATAGCCTTACCTACTAGGGCGGCAATTTCTGTTTTATTACCCTTAACGGCAGCTATATCCTTATCCCTGGAAGAAGCAGCAGCTAAAGTAACTCCTTTTACATCGTCTATCAATTGCGCATAGATTTCACTATTACTTCTAAAAACGGACAATCTTGGCCTTTCAGCGGTTCCATTGGAAACCTTACGGATTCTCCTTCGAATTCTATACTTTCTTTGTGTTTTTGATAATCCCATAATACTATTATTAAGCCGATTTACCTGCTTTTCTTCTTAACTGTTCACCCACAAATTTGACTCCTTTTCCTTTGTAAGGTTCTGGCTTACGGAAGGATCTAATCTTTGCCGCAATATGCCCAACCAACTGTTTGTCATGAGAAGTCAGCTTAACTATAGGGTTTTTACCTTTTTCAGAAATCGTTTCTACCTTAACCTCTGGAGCTAGATCAAAAACGATATTGTGTGAAAAACCTAATGCCAAATCCAATTTTTGGCCTTGGTTACTTGCACGATAACCTACACCTACCAACTCCAACTCTTTGGTCCATCCTTGCGATACACCTTTAACCATATTCAATATCAAAGCTCGGTATAGACCGTGTTTTGCCTTATGCTCCTTAGAATCAGATGGTCTTGTTACCCAAGCTTGCCCGTCTTCTATTTTAACTTCAACACCAGAGAAATCTTGAGTCAATTCTCCCAACTTACCTTTAACGGTAATTTCGTTGTCTTTGACCTCAATTGTAACTCCTTCTGGAATCGCTATCGGATTATTTCCTATTCTAGACATCTTCTAACTCTTTAATTCTATTAATATACGTAGCATAAAACCTCACCACCAACATTCTCCGCCTTGGCTTGCTTACTTGTCATAACACCATGGGATGTTGAAACAATTGCAATACCCAATCCGTTAAGGACCCTAGGCAAATTATCGTTAGAGGAATACTTTCTTAAACCAGGCTTACTGATACGTTGTATCTTCTTAATTACAGGTTCCTTTGTCACCTTATCATATTTCAAGGCTATTTTGATATTACCCTGAACCTTATCATCCTCAAACTTGTAACTTAAAATATATCCCTGATCGAATAATATTTTAGTTATTTCCTTTTTCAAATTAGACGCAGGGATTTCCACAACTCTGTGTCCTGCCCTACTCGCGTTTCTAACTCTTGTTAGATAATCTGCTATAGTATCTGTTACCATTTATATATAATTCGGTGACGGTTTTTAGCATTTTGCTAAACCTGAAACCAGTTATTAATTTAATATTACCAGCTGGCCTTTTTAACCCCTGGTATCAAGCCTTGGTTTGCCATTTCCCTGAACATAACCCTAGAAATTCCAAAAGTCCTCATGTAGCCCTTTGGTCTTCCTGTTAGCTTACATCTATTGTGCATACGCACTGGAGAGGCATTTTTAGGCAATTTCTGTAACGCTTCATAGTCGCCTGCCTCTTTTAGGGCCTTGCGCTTTTCTGCATATTTAGCTACAGTTCTTGCCCTTTTTCTCTCACGGGCTTTCATTGATTCTTTAGCCATTCTAGTTCTTTTTAAAAGGTAATCCCAATTCTGTTAATAATGATTTTGCTTCCTTGTCCGTTTCGGCAGAGGTTACAAAAGTTACATCCATCCCGTTTATTCTATTGATTTTGTCGATATTTATCTCGGGAAAGATAATTTGTTCGGTAATTCCAAGGTTATAGTTTCCACGACCATCAAAACCAGTAGCTTTAATTCCCTGAAAATCCCTAACCCTAGGTAAAGCTGAAGTAACCAACCTATCCAAAAATTCATACATACGATCTCCTCGTAATGTAACTTTTGCACCAATTGGCATACCTTTTCTTAACTTAAAGGCGGCAACGTCTTTCTTGGACATTGTAGCAACAGCTTTTTGACCAGTTATCATTGTCATTTCATCGACCGCATGGTCAATAAGTTTCTTATCGGCTACGGCAGCTCCAACACCTCTACTAACCACGATTTTTTTCAACTTTGGAACCTGCATTACATTTTTGTAACCGAATTCCTCAGTTAAGGCCGCAACTATACGATCCTTATATTCTTTCTTTAATCTTGCAACGTAAGCCATAACTAAATTACTTCATTTGATTTCTTGGAAACCCTAACTTTCTTTCCATCTCTCAATTCATAACCAACCCTTGTAGTCTCACCGGACTTTGAGTCGATCAAGGATAGATTTGAAATATGAATCAAAGCTTCCTTCTTAACGATACCACCTTGAGGATTTTTAGCACTGGGCTTCTCATGCTTGGAAACCATATTCACACCCTCAACAATAGCCTTATTCTTTTCAAAATTTACGGACATGACCTTGCCTTCTGATCCTTTATGGTCACCAGCAACAACTCTCACCGTATCTCCTGTTTTTATCTTTAACTTTTTCATCTTGATAATCAAATTATAGTACCTCTGGGGCCAATGAAACAATTTTCATGAACTGCTTGTCCCTTAGTTCTCTCGCCACAGGGCCAAAAACACGGGTTCCGCGCATTTCACCGGCAGGGTTCAATAAAACACAGGCGTTATCATCGAAACGGATATAGGACCCATCAGGTCTTCTTACCTCTTTCTTTGTTCTAACAACCACTGCAGTAGAAACCGCACCTTTCTTAATACCCCCATTTGGAGTAGCCTCCTTTACGGTAACTACGATTTTATCACCAATAGAAGCATATCTTCTTTTTGTACCGCCAAGAACTCGGATAGTTAAAACTTCCTTTGCTCCGGTATTATCCGCGACCTTTAATCTAGATTCTTGCTGTAACATAACTTATTTGGCTCTTTCTAAGATTTCTACTAACCTCCAACACTTGGTCTTGCTCATAGGACGGGTTTCCATAATCTTTACGGTATCCCCTATATTACAATCGTTCTTTTCGTCATGGGCGACATATTTTTTTGTCTTCAAAACGAACTTACCGTACATAGGGTGTTTTACTCTCTTCACCTCGGAAACAACAATGGATTTTTCCATTTTGTCACTGGTTACCACCCCAATTCTTTCTTTTCTTAAGTTTCTTTTTTCCATAAAGCAGAACCAATTATTGGTTTTCCCTTTTAGTTAATTCAGTAGCCAATCTTGCAACCGTTCTTCTTACCTTTCTAATTTGAAGAGGGTTCTCCAATGGAGTTACAAAATGAGCCATTTTTAAATCTGCATGTTGCTTCTTATACTCTGCAAGTTTTTCCGTAAGTCCTTCAACAGACAATTCCTTTATTTCTTGATTTTTCATGATTTCCTACGATTAATTGTCAACTGTATAATCTCTTGCAACAATAAATTTTGTTCTAACCGGAAGTTTTTGCGCAGCAAGCCTCAATGCCTCCTTTGCTATGTCTATAGACACCCCAGCTATTTCAAACATTACCCTTCCAGGTTTAACAACGGCAACAAAATATTCCGGAGCACCTTTTCCTTTACCCATACGAACCTCCAAAGGTTTTTTGGTGATAGGCTTGTCCGGGAATATCTTAATCCATAATTGACCTTCCCTTTTCATATATCTTGTAGCGGCAATACGAGCTGCTTCAATTTGACGGGAAGTCAAAAAAGAAGAGTCCATAGATTTTATTCCGAACATACCATTAGAAAGTTGATGCCCTCTACCGGCATTGCCCTTCATACGGCCTTTCTGCATTTTTCGGAACTTCGTTCTTTTTGGTTGTAACATGTCTCTCTACTTCTTTAATTATTACTTTCTACGTCGAGGTTTTCTTCCTCCTTCTTGCTTTCCACCTTTTGAAGGCTGCCCTTTTTGCATACCTACCAATGGGGAAAGTTCTCTCTTTCCGTAAACCTCACCCTTCATGATCCAAACCTTAATACCTAATTTTCCATAGGTGGTTTGAGCCTCATGCAATGCATAATCGATATCAGCCCTAAAAGTAGATAATGGGATTCTACCTTCCTTATAAGATTCTGAACGTGCCATCTCCGCTCCGTTCAACCTTCCTGAAATCTGAACCTTGATACCTTCAGCGTTCATTCTCATAGCAGCAGCAATCGCCATTTTAATAGCTCTTCTAAAAGAGATTCGGCTTTCAATTTGACGTGCAATACTAGCAGCCACTAGATTGGCATCCAATTCAGGTCTTTTAATTTCGTAGATGTTGATCTGAACCTCCTTGTTGGTAATCTTTTTAAGCTCTTCCTTCAATTTATCTACCTCTTGCCCTCCTTTACCAATTATAATACCTGGCCTTGCAGTCGTTACAGTAACCGTTATCAACTTAAGCGTTCTTTCTATGATAACTCTTGAAACGCTTGCTTTGGACAACCTAGCATGGATATATTTTCTTATTTTATCGTCCTCGGCCAATTTATCTCCATAATCATTTCCACCATACCAGTTAGATTCCCATCCCCTGATAATTCCTAGACGATTTCCTATTGGATTTGTTTTCTGTCCCATTCTAGCTTTCTGTATTATTGTTAGACCCCAAAACCAAGGTTACATGGTTTGAACGTTTTCTTATCCTATGTGCCCTTCCCTGAGGAGCAGGACGCAATCTTTTTAGCATTGTCCCACTATCCACACGGATCTCCGAAACTACCAAATCAGCATCTTCCAAACTGGCATCTTCATTCTTTGCCTGCCAATTTGCCAAAGCGGAAAGCAATAATTTCTCCAACTTTCTAGAAGCTTCTTTAGGGTTGAATCTCAATATAGCAAGAGCTTTTTCAACCTTCTCCCCACGTACCAAATCAGCCACAAGCCTCATTTTCCTTGGTGAAGTAGGACAATTGTTCAATTTAGCAAAAGCTACTTTTTGCTTTTCAGCCTTTATTCTTTCGGCCATTTGTTTTTTACGAACTCCCATAGCTTACTTCTTTCCTTTATTCTTTGCACCCGCATGACCCCTAAAAGATCTTGTTGGTGAAAATTCCCCTAATTTATGCCCAACCATGTTTTCTGTTACAAAAACAGGTACAAATTGTTTTCCATTGTGAACAGCAATCGTTAATCCAACAAAATCAGGAGTAATCATTGATGCCCTTGACCATGTCTTAATAACCGATTTCTTGCCAGAAGAAACATTATCCTGAATCTTCTTCTCTAAACTGTAATGAACGTAAGGTCCTTTTTTTAGTGAACGTGCCATTTCTTTCTACTTTTTATTTCTTTCTACGTTCTATTATATACTTATTGGTACTCTTGGTCTTGGAACGAGTTCTATAACCTTTGGCCGGAACACCGTTTCTAGATCTAGGATGACCTCCGGATGCCCTACCTTCACCACCACCCATTGGGTGATCTACTGGGTTCATGGCTACCGGTCTGGTTCTTGGTCTTCTACCCAACCATCTACTTCTACCTGCCTTACCGGAAACCAACAATTGGTGATCTGAATTAGAAACAGCACCTATGGTCGCCATACAAGCCGATAAGATTAATCTAGTTTCACCAGACGGCATCTTTACAGTAACAAACTTTCCATCCTTTGCCATCAACTGGGCAAAAGTACCTGCACTTCTAGCCATTACCGCACCCTGACCAGGACGTAACTCAATACACGAAATGATAGTACCTAATGGAATTTCACTTAGAGGCATCGCATTTCCAATTTCTGGAGCTGAACCAGTTCCAGCAGAAACTTGCTGGTCTACCTTCAGGCCATTTTGGGCAACGATATATCTTTTTTCCCCATCATTATATTCCAACAGAGCTATAAAAGCTGTTCTGTTTGGATCGTATTCAATCGACTTAACCGTAGCAGCAACATCCTGCTTATCTCTTTTAAAATCGATTACACGGTACCTTCTCTTATGACCACCACCTTTTTGGCGTATAGTCATCTTTCCTTGACTGTTTCTACCTCCAGACTTTTTTAACGGAGCAAGCAAGCTTTTCTCCGGCTTATCAGCAGTAATGGCGTCAAACCCGTTTACTACTCTAAAACGCTGTCCTGGAGTTATTGGTTTTAATTTTCTAACTGACATTTCTTGTCTTTATAGATTACTGTAAAAATCAATTATATCACCCTCTACCACATCAACAATCGCCTTTTTTGTAGCGTTTGTTTTTCCATGCTGTACACCAGTTTTTGTAAATCTGGTTTTTCTCGTAGGCCCATAATTCATCGTTCTAACTTTCTTGACCGAAACACCATAAGCAGCTTCAACAGCATCCTTAATCTGAATCTTGTTGGCCTTCGGATCTACTAGGAAACCATAACGGTTGTTCAACTCGCTATCCGCAGTCATTTTTTCCGTTATAATCGGTTTTATCAACACACCCATGATACTACTTATTATTTAAATTTGATTCGATTCCTTCTAGAGCGCCCTCCAACAATACTACATTTGATGCATTTAGTATTTTGTAAGTGCTTAATTCTGAGTTTGTTACAACATCAGAACCCTTAAAATTACGAGAAGACAAATATACGCCTTTATTTGAATCGCCCAACACTATTAAGGACTTTTTGTTTTCCAATCCCAATGACTTTAAAACATTTACAAAATCCTTGGTCTTTGGAGTGTCAAAATCAAAGTCTTCAACCACTACAATAGCGTTGTCTTTCGACTTGATGCTCAATGCCGATTTTCTGGCCAAACGCTTTAGGTTTTTATTCAATTTTTGGGTATAATCCTTAGGCCTTGGCCCAAATATTCTACCACCTCCCCTAAAAATGGGAGATTTAATGCTACCGGCCCTTGCGGTACCAGTTCCCTTTTGCTTTTTTATCTTCCTAGTACTACCAGCTATTTCACCACGCTCTTTAGCTTTATGTGTACCTTGTCTTTGATGGGCCAAATATTGCTTAACATCCAGATATACTGCATGCTCATTAGGCTCTATTGCAAATACGTTATCAGAAAGCTCAGCTTTTCTTCCCGTATCTTTTCCATTTATATCTAATACTGCTACCTTCATTACTGCCATCTTTGAATAGTTACATACCCATTTTTATGACCAGGGACACATCCTTTTAGAACTAAAAGGTTCTTCTCCGGAACTACTTTCAAAACCCTAAGGTTCTGTACGGTTACTTTTTCACCACCCATTCTACCGGCCATTTTCATTCCTTTGAAAACCCTAGCAGGATAGGAGGCTGCACCAATGGAACCTGGAGCTCTTAGTCTATTGTGTTGACCGTGGGTCGATTGACCAACACCGCCAAAACCGTGTCTTTTAACAACACCCTGGAATCCTTTACCTTTAGATGTACCAATGACATCCACAAATTCTCCTTCTACAAACAAGTCAACACCAAGGGTGTCTCCTAATTTATATTCTCCTTCAAAACCTTGGAACTCAACGACTTTTTTCTTGGGAGAAGCACCTGCTTTTTTAAAGTGACCGGATTCGGCCTTGTTAGCACGTTTTTCTGCCTTGTCATCGAAACCAAGTTGAAGGGCACTATACCCGTCTACCTCTTCGGTTCTGACTTGGGTAACTACACATGGCCCTGCCTCAATAACGGTACATGGAATGTTCTTTCCATTCTCGTCAAAAATGCTGGTCATGCCTACTTTTTTTCCTATTAACCCAGACATACTTAAATTATTAATTACTAATTATTAAAAACTATTCAAAAAAATAGGGTCAAAAATAATTCAACCCTGAAATTATTTTATCTCCGTTTTTCCCTCGCCCGCAGCTCAGGACATGTTACACTGAAAATTCAGTACAGTGCTTCTTATACCTTGATCTCAACCTCAACACCACTAGGAAGCTCTAACTTCATGAGGGCATCGATAGTTTTGGAAGAGGAGCTATAAATATCCAATAGCCTCTTGTATGAACTAAGTTGAAATTGCTCTCTCGACTTCTTATTTACGTGCGGTGAACGCAACACAGTAAATATTTTCTTGTGTGTAGGCAAAGGAATTGGTCCCGTTACAACAGCACCGGTAGTCTTTACCGTTTTTACGATTTTCTCAGCAGACTTGTCCACCAAATTGTGATCGTAAGACTTAAGTTTTATTCTAATTTTCTGACTCATTTCCTTAGATTATGCTGTTATACCTTTTGCTGCTTTTATAACCTCTTCAGATATATTGGAAGGTGTTTCTGCGTAGTGTGAGAACTCCATGGTAGAAGTTGCCCTACCAGAAGAAAGTGTTCTTAATGATGTTACATAACCGAACATTTCTGATAACGGTACTGTAGCCTTAACAACTTTAGCTCCCGCACGATCTGACATATTGCTCACTTGACCTCTTCTTCTGTTCAAGTCCCCAACAATATCACCCATATTCTCTTCTGGAGTTATTACCTCTAACTTCATAATAGGCTCCATCAATACAGCTCTTGCAGCTTTGGCAGCAGCCTTATAGCCCATCTTCGCCGCCAACTCAAAAGACAATGAATCTGAATCCACGGGGTGGAATGAACCATCCTTTAGGGTAACTTTCATACTATCCATCTCGAATCCGGCCAAAGGTCCATTTTTCATGGCTTCCTTAAATCCTTTTTCAACAGCAGGAATATATTCTTTTGGAACGTTACCACCTTTTATTTCGTTCACAAATTCCAAGCCTGTCATTTCCTCGTCGGTAGCGGGCTCCATTGTGAAA
This window of the Maribacter cobaltidurans genome carries:
- the rpsD gene encoding 30S ribosomal protein S4, whose protein sequence is MARYTGPKSKIARKFGEAIFGDDKSFEKKNYPPGQHGNNRRRGKQSEYSVQLMEKQKAKYTYGILEKQFRNLFATAKRKEGVTGEILLQLCESRLDNVVYRMGISPSRSGARQLVSHRHITVNGEIVNIPSYSLKAGDVVGVREKSKSLQSIQDSLAASSSVYEWITWNSEKKEGTFVSVPERLQIPENIKEQLIVELYSK
- the rpsK gene encoding 30S ribosomal protein S11, which produces MAKANTKVTKKRKVIVDSVGEAHVSASFNNIIISLTNKKGDVISWSSAGKLGFRGSKKNTPYAAQVAAEDCAKVAHEAGLRKVKVYVKGPGNGRESAIRSIHNAGIEVTEIIDVTPMPHNGCRPPKRRRV
- the rpsM gene encoding 30S ribosomal protein S13 is translated as MARIAGIDIPKQKRGVIALTYIFGIGKSRAKEILAKAQVSEDTKVSEWNDDEIGRIREAVSSYTIEGELRSETQLNIKRLMDIGCYRGIRHRSGLPLRGQRTKNNSRTRKGKRKTVANKKKATK
- the ykgO gene encoding type B 50S ribosomal protein L36; protein product: MKVRASIKKRSADCKIVRRKGRLYVINKKNPRFKQRQG
- the infA gene encoding translation initiation factor IF-1 → MAKQAAIEQDGSIIEALSNAMFRVELENGHVVTAHISGKMRMHYIKLLPGDKVKLEMSPYDLTKARITYRY
- the secY gene encoding preprotein translocase subunit SecY; this translates as MKKFIETISNIWKIEELRNRIILTLGLLLVYRFGCQIVLPGIDSTQLGGLADGTDQGIFGLLNAFTGGAFANASIFALGIMPYISASIVVQLMGIAIPYLQKLQKEGESGRKTINQITRWLTIGICIVQAPAYLYGLGAFGVPDSAFVLGKGLDFMVPAVIILVSGCVFAMWLGEKITDKGIGNGISLLIMIGIIATMPQSFVQEFVSRTTNNNGGLMFILIEVIVWFLVILASVLLVMATRQIPVQYARRTASGGYEKNIMGSRQYIPLKLNASGVMPIIFAQAIMFVPGMIGGAFDDTSFGQWMQVQFSDIFGWAYNLLFAFLIIIFTYFYTAITVPTNKMADDLKRSGGFIPGIRPGKETGDYLDKIMSLITLPGSIFLALLAVLPAIVVKLLDVQAGWALFYGGTSLLIMVGVAIDTVQQVNSYLLNRHYDGLMKTGKNRKVA
- the rplO gene encoding 50S ribosomal protein L15, whose amino-acid sequence is MNLSNLKPAEGSVNRDGKRLGRGQGSGKGGTAARGHKGAKSRSGYSKKIGFEGGQMPLQRRVPKFGFTNINRKDYKGINLGKLQELVDSKVIKDTVSFETLVEHGLVGKNDLVKILGDGDLKAALKVSVHKFTASAKAAIEAAGGEAISL
- the rpmD gene encoding 50S ribosomal protein L30, which translates into the protein MAKIKVKQVKSGIKKPQNQKRTLEALGLKGIGQVVEHDATPNILGMINKVKHLVSTEEA
- the rpsE gene encoding 30S ribosomal protein S5 — translated: MFQKYKNVETIKPGGLDLKDRLVGVQRVTKVTKGGRAFGFSAIVVVGDENGVVGHGLGKSKEVATAIAKAIEDGKKNLIRIPLNKGTLPHEQKGKYGGARVYIQPASHGTGVIAGGAVRAVLESVGVHDVLSKSQGSSNPHNVVKATFDALLQLRDAKTISQQRGISLEKVFKG
- the rplR gene encoding 50S ribosomal protein L18, encoding MGLSKTQRKYRIRRRIRKVSNGTAERPRLSVFRSNSEIYAQLIDDVKGVTLAAASSRDKDIAAVKGNKTEIAALVGKAIAEKSKAAGIEKVAFDRGGNLYHGRVKSLAEGAREAGLKF
- the rplF gene encoding 50S ribosomal protein L6; translation: MSRIGNNPIAIPEGVTIEVKDNEITVKGKLGELTQDFSGVEVKIEDGQAWVTRPSDSKEHKAKHGLYRALILNMVKGVSQGWTKELELVGVGYRASNQGQKLDLALGFSHNIVFDLAPEVKVETISEKGKNPIVKLTSHDKQLVGHIAAKIRSFRKPEPYKGKGVKFVGEQLRRKAGKSA
- the rpsH gene encoding 30S ribosomal protein S8, yielding MVTDTIADYLTRVRNASRAGHRVVEIPASNLKKEITKILFDQGYILSYKFEDDKVQGNIKIALKYDKVTKEPVIKKIQRISKPGLRKYSSNDNLPRVLNGLGIAIVSTSHGVMTSKQAKAENVGGEVLCYVY
- the rpsN gene encoding 30S ribosomal protein S14 is translated as MAKESMKARERKRARTVAKYAEKRKALKEAGDYEALQKLPKNASPVRMHNRCKLTGRPKGYMRTFGISRVMFREMANQGLIPGVKKASW